GGGAGGGCTGCGGCGACACGATGGTGGGGAAAGGAGGACCCCCGTGATCGGCACGCTCAACGCCCTGGTCGACCTCGTCGACGCGGACAGCGGTCAGGAGATCGACGTCGCCGCGTTCGCCCGCGCGCACGGCACCACCGAGTACCACCTGCGCCGGATGTTCTCGGCGCTCGCCGGGGTGCCGTTGACCGAATACGTGCGGCGTCGTCGGATGACGCTCGCGGGTGCGGAGCTCGCCGCCGGTGCACCGAGTCTGCTCGATGTCGCCGTTCGGCACGGCTACGGCTCGACCGAGGCGTTCGCCCGGGCGTTCCGCGCCGTGCACGGCATCGGGCCGGCGGACGCGCGTCGGCACGGGGGTCCTCTCCGCACACAAGCTACGCTCCGGTTCCGCCTGAGCGTCGAAGGGAGCACCCCGATGGATGTCACCATCACCCACCGCCCCGCGTTCGCCCTCGTCGGTCATGCCGCGGAGGTCCCGCTCATCCACGTCGGCGTCAATCCGCACATCCAGGCGCACATCGCCGCCATCCCGCCGGAGGAGCACGCCCGCCTCAAGGCGCTCGGCAACGAGGAGCCCGCGGGCATCCTCGCCGTGACCGCCGACATCGATCCGGATGCCCCGGAGGGGACGCCGCTGACCTACCTGCACGGGGTGGCCGTGCGCGACGACACCGCGGTTCCGGACGAGCTCGACACCCTGCGCGTGGCGGAGGGCACGTGGGTCGTGTTCGGCGCGAGCGGCCCGTTTCCGGAGACTCTGCAGAATCTGTGGGCGGCGACGGCGACCGAGTGGTTCCCGTCGAACCCGTGGCGGCTGCGACCCGGGCCCTCGATCGTCCGCTACCGGGAGTTCACCGGCGACACGGCCTCCTGTGAGCTCTGGCTCCCCGTCGAGCAGAGCTGACCGTGGATCGGGTCGGGCCCGTGGGGCTCGACCCGATGTCGGTGCCCTGGGGCACACTGACCGCACGACGACGAAGCGGGGGCAGGCCATGACGGCGACCGATCCGAAGAAGACGCTCGATGCGTACCAGGCGAAACGGGGGACCTTCCGGATCCTCGAGGTGCCGCCACTGACCTATCTGATGGTCGACGGCGCCGGCGATCCGAACACCGCGCCGGCGTTCTTCGACGCGGTCGCGGCCCTCTACCCGCTGGCGTACACGCTCAAGTTCGCCAGCCGTGCCGAGCTCGGCGTCGATCAGGTCGTGATGCCCCTGGAAGGCCTGTGGCACGCGCCGGACATGGCGTCCTTCACCACCCGACGCGACAAGTCGACCTGGCTCTGGACGCTGATGATCATGGTCGGCGACCACGTCACTCCCGTCCTCTTCGACCGTGCCGTCGAGACGGTCGCGGCGAAGAGCGCGAAGAAGGGGGAGGAGCTCCCGGCGCTGGCCGCGGTCCGGCGGGGGGTGCTAGCCGAGGGGCTGTGCGTGCAGACGCTGCACGTCGGACCGTTCGACGATGAGGGCCCCGTGCTGGAGGAGCTGCACGAGCGGTTCGTCCCGGAGAACGGGTTGCGGATGCGCGGTCGGCACCACGAGATCTATCTCAGTGACCGTCGCCGGACGGCCCCGGAGAAGCTGCGTACCATCCTGCGGCAGCCGGTGGAGCGGATCACCTGAGCGCTTCCGCACCGCGCGTCCGGAAAGCAACCCCCTGATTCCGACCGCCCGCGGCGGATACTCTTCGAGCATGAGCACCGTCAAGCATGCGGCGCGCGTGGCGAAGGACTCCACCGCGTTCCGGCGGACCGCCCGCGCGGGTTTCGTCGTCCTCGGCGTCATCCACATCATCATCGGCGCGATCGCCATCACGATCGCCGCGGGTGGGTCGGGTGACGCCGACCAGGACGGCGCGATGGAGCAGGTGCGCAACAACCCGGTCGGGGGACTGCTGCTGCTCGCGATCGCCGTGGGCCTCCTCGCGCTCGCCGTGTGGCAGGTGGCGAGCGGGTTCCTCGCCGCCGACCCCGCCGAGACGAAGAAGTGGGGCAAGCGTCTCAAGCTCTTCGGCATCTCCGGCACGTACCTCGTGATCGCCGGACTGGCGCTCATCTACGCCGTGGGCGGCCGGGCGGAGTCCTCCGACGCCTCGAAGACCCTGAGCCAGGTGGTCCTGTCCGCGCCCGGCGGGGTGGCGCTGCTCGTGGTGATCGGTCTCAGCGTCATCGGTGTCGGCATCGGCTTCATCGTCGGCGGGGTCATGCGCTCGTTCCGCAAGCTCATCGACGTGCCGACCGGAGCCGCCCGAGCCGGAGTGATGGCCCTCGGCATCGTGGGCTACGTCGGCAAGGGCATCGCGGTGGGAGTCACCGGCGTGCTGTTCGTGGTGGCCGCTGTGACGCAGGATCCGGAGCGCGCCGCGGGGCTCGACGCCGCCCTGCACAGTCTCCTCACCCTGCCGTTCGGCCGCCTCATCCTCGGGGCGGTCGGCGTCGGCTTCGCGCTGTACGGCGCCTTCTGCATCGTGCGGGCCCGTCTCGCCCGCATGTCGTAGTCCTTCCGCCCGGGCACGACTTCGGAGATCGCCGCCGACGCGCCGCTCGGTAGTCGCACGGCCCGGGGCGTCTCGTCCCGTCTCCGAAGCTGTGCCCGCCCGGAGCCGGACCCGGGCCACGCGGAAGATGGGAGACTGGAACGATGAGCGCTTCTCCCGGAGTCGACGTGATCACCCCGCTGACCGAGACCGAGGTGCAGCGGATCCGCGAGGACTTCCCGATCCTGCACACCCGCGTGCACGGCCACCCCCTGGCGTACCTCGACTCGGGCGCGACGTCGCAGCGTCCGGAGTCCGTGCTCGACGCCGAACGACGCTTCGCCACCACCATGAACGCGGCCGTCCACCGCGGCGCCCACACGCTCGCGGCAGAGGCGACCGAGCTGTTCGAGGATGCCCGCAGCACGCTCGCTCGTTTCGTGGGCGCCGACGACGACGACGAGATCGTCTGGACCTCGAACGCCACCGAGGCCGTCAATCTCGTCGCCTACTCCCTCTCCAATGCCTCGCTCGGCCGGGGCGGTGCCGCCGCTGCAGGCCTCCGGCTCCGCGAGGGGGACGAGATCGTCACCACCGAGATGGAGCACCACGCCAACCTCATCCCCTGGCAGGAGCTCGCTGCGCGCACCGGGGCCACGCTCCGGGTCATCCCGCTCGACGACGACGGGGCCCTCCGTCTGGATGCGGCCGCGGAGCTCATCTCGGAGCGCACGAAGCTCGTGGCCTTCACCCACGTATCGAACGTGTTGGGCGTGATCAACCCCGTCGAGACCCTCGTCGCGCTGGCCAGGGAGGTCGGCGCCCTCACGCTGCTCGATGCCTGCCAGTCGGCTCCGCACCTGCCGCTGGACCTCCACGCGCTCGGGGTCGATCTCGCCGTCCTCTCCGGCCACAAGATGCTCGGCCCCACCGGCATCGGGGCGCTCTACGGCCGTCGCGAGGTCCTCACCGCGATGCCCCCGTTCCTCACCGGCGGTTCCATGATCACGACCGTCACCACGACCGAGGCCGAATACCTGCCACCGCCGCAGCGCTTCGAAGCGGGCACGCAGCGGGTGTCCCAGGCGATCGCGCTCGCCGCCGCGGTCGACTACCTCTCCGCGGTGGGGATGGATCGCATCGCCGCGCACGAGGCCGCGTTCGGGCAGCGACTCGTCGACGGGCTCGGGGCGATCGACGGCGTGCGGGTCCTGGGCGCGGGCATCGAGCTGCCGCGCGTGGGGCTCGCAAGCTTCGACGTCGCCGGGATCCACTCGCACGACGTCGGGCAGTTCCTCGACGACCAGGGCATCGCCGTGCGCGTCGGGCACCACTGCGCGCAGCCGCTGCACCGCCGGCTCGGTGTGACCTCGTCGACGAGGGCGAGCACCTATCTGTACACGACAGCGTCCGAGGTGGATGCCGTCATCGAGGCGGTCGCCGGGGCGATCGCGTTCTTCGGGAGGGGCGCATGAGCGACCTGCAGAGCCTGTACCAGGAGCTGATCCTCGACCACTCGCGCACGCCGCACGGCTTCGGGCTTCGCGAGGAGATCGCGGCGCAGTCGCATCAGCTCAACCCGACCTGCGGCGACGAGATCACCCTGCAGGTGCATCGCGGCGCCGACGGCGACGTGGAGGCGATCGCGTGGGAGGGGCACGGGTGCGCCATCTCCCAGGCGTCCGCCTCCCTGCTCGCCGAGCTCGCCGAAGGCCTCACCGTGGACGAGCTCGAGGTGCGCATCGCGGCCTTCCGCGAGGCGATGCGCTCCCGGGGCACGATCGAGCCGGACGAGGAGCTGCTCGGCGACGCCGCGGCCCTCGGCGGGGTCTCCCGGTATGTGGCTCGCGTGAAGTGCGCCATGCTCGCCTGGGTGGCGGCCGAGGACGCGCTCACGCGCCTCTGACCTCGTCCGCTCCTGTCTCGGACCGGGAATAGCATCGGGCGGCAGACGTTGGCCCGAGCATGACAACTCTCGGAATCATCGGAGCAGGCAACATCGGCAGCCAGGTCGCCCGAGTGGCGGTGGCCAACGGCTATGACGTCGTGATCGCGAACTCGCGAGGGCCGGAGACCTTGGCCGACCTCGTCGCAGAGCTCGGGCCGCACGCGAAGGCGGCGACGGCGGAGGAAGCGGCCGCCGCGGCGGACGCGGCCGTGGTGACGGTGCCGCTGCACGCGATCGATCAGCTTCCCGCCGCACAGCTCGCCGGGAAGATCGTGCTCGACACGAACAACTACTACTTCGAGCGCGACGGGCACATCGAGGCCCTCGACAAGGGCGAGACCACCACGTCCGAGCTCGTGCAGGCGCAGCTTCCGGAGTCGAGGATCGCCAAGGCGTTCAACCACATCTACGCCGCGGACATCACGACCGACGGGACTCCGGCCGGTACGCCGAACCGTCGGGCGCTGGCCACCGCGGGTGATGACGCCGAGGCTGTGGCCTTCGTGACCCGCTTCTACGACGAGGCCGGCTTCGACACGGTCAACGTCGGCCCGCTCAGCGAGTCGTGGCGGGTCGAGCGCGACCGTCCGGCGTACGTCGTCCGGCAGAACGCGGAAGAGCTGACCGCGAACGTCGCGCGGGCGAACCGTCTGCCCTGAGTCGGCTCGCGCCTCCGGTCTGGGATACCAAACTTGGCCAATCCCGGGCCGGGGTGCGAGAATGCCCGGATGGCGGGGGCTGTGGGGGTAGGCGGGGAACTCGAGTCGGTCAGGGTCACGAGGATCCTCCGAGACGACATCGTGCTCGGGCGACGCCCTCCGGGATCGCGTCTCGTGGAACGGGACATCGCCGCCGAGCTGCAGGTGTCGCGTCTCCCGGTGCGGGAGGCGATCAGGACCCTGGTCGCGGAGGGCGTGGTGGTCGCACGACCGCGGACGTGGGCGGTCGTGCGGGAGTTCACCCATGACGACATCCGCAACTTCGCCGAGGTGCGGGAGGCGATCGAGACCCTCATCTTCGTCTTCGCGGCCGAGCGGCATGACGCCGCCGGGCTCGCACGCCTGCGGGATGCCTATGAGCGCGAGGCTGCGGCGGCGCGGGCAGGAGACGCCGAGACCGCGCGCACAGCGGCGGCGGAGTTCCACGAGATCGCCGTCGATCTGGCGGGCAACGAGATGCTGGGCGAGCTCATCGCGGTGTTCCTGACCCGCCTGCGGTGGCTGTTCGGACAACACGACGATCTGGCGGCGATGGCGGACGAGCACCGCGTCATCCTCGAGGCCGTCGCCGCGCGGGACGTCGAGGCGGTGCGCCGGATGGTCCCCGCTCACCTGGCCAGCGGACATTCGGCAGCCGAACGACGGCTGGCGCAGACCGTGACCGGCTGAGCGCGTCCGTCTGCGAAGACACCCCACCGCGCGGAAGGCCGGTTGTATCCTTGTCCGGTCGGAGTCGGTCCGGTCTGTTCGCGCTGTCCTGGGGAGCGAGATGCGAAATCTTGCTGTCGTCGTCGGGGGAATCCTCCTGCTCGGCGGTGCTGCGCTCCTCGTCATGGCCGACCAGGAGCGTGCCGCGGACGTCGCCGCTGTGAAGGCCGAGATCGCTCGGATCGAGGACGTGCTCGACGAGTCGCAGACGGAGAACCTCGCCCTCGCGGAGCGTCTCACCGAACTCCGGTCCCGTATCGCTGAGCAGGACGCCGATCTCTCGGACACGACGGGCTTCCTGCCGTGATGCGCCGGAAACTGGCGGTGACGGTGTCGGTGGCCGTGCTCCTCGCGGCGGCCGTCGTCGCCCGGGCCGACGCGCTGGACCACGAGCGGGCGGAGGCGTTGGCGCAGCTCTCCGTTCTGGCCGACCGATCGCACGACGCCGCGCAGCGCACCGACCACCTGTCCGGCGCCGTCGCGCAGGCCGAGCAGGACACCGCGGATCGGGCCGCCGTGCTGGCCGTGCGTCCCGCGTTCCTCGAAGAGCTCTCGACGCTCGCGGCCGTCCTCCGTGGTGCGGACGGCAAGGTCGACACCGCGGCGCATCTCGCGTCCGCCCGGTCGGCTCAGGAGACGGTGCGCGCCGAGCGCCACGATCCCGACACCGTGGTCGCGGCGACCGCGACGGTCGAGGCGCTCACGCAGAAGGTCGGCACCGAGGTCGCAGGGTGGCAGGCATCGCAGAGCGCCGGTCCCGGCGGGCCCGTGTGGACGTCGAGCGGGCCGGACGGCTATGCGCGGGTGCGCGCGGCCCTCGACCGGGTGGGCGGCGGGGGCGTCGGGCTGTACGAGTCGTCGTCGTGTGCGGGCGGCACATCGCCGGCCTGCGCCAACAGCAACGGCTACATCAAGTACCGTGCCGACATCACCGGGTGGAGCGACGGACGCCTGAACTGGGCGATGGCGCACGAGCTCGCCCACATCCATCAGTTCCGGGTCTGGGGTGCCCTCACCTCGTCCGGCGCCTACGCGACGATGTTCGGCGGCGATCCGGAGTTCCTGGCCAACTGCATGGCCGTCGTCCGCAGCTTCCCGGGTTCGGTCGGGTGCTCCGGCGAGCAGCAGACCTGGGCCTCCGGTATCTGGGTCGGGGTCGTCCGCTAGCCCCGGCCCGACACGGGCTTCGATGTCGGAGGTGTGCGGCATGCTGATCCAGAGCCAATCCGGCCGAGACTGCGCGGCATCGGTACCGGTACGCTCGAGAGAAGGAGGTGCCGGTGGGACGGACTGCGGATGCCATCGCCGAAGGCGTCGCGATCGCGACGGCCGCTGCGCGCCTCGCCGTGAAGAATCACATCCTCATCGGCACCATCGCCGAGGACGGCGTCTTCGACCTCGACAAGTACGTCGAGGATGCCAGGGCTGCTCTCGGCGCGATGGCCGAGGAGTCGGAGGAGGCCGCGGCCACGGTCACGGCCCTGCGCAAGCGCGCCCGCGGTCGGCATTCCGACCCGGTCGGCACCCACGACTACCGCGACCGCGATGTGCGCAATCTCCGGAGGCGGGCGAAGCAGTCGCTCGGCGTCGCGCAGCGTCTGCGCGAGATGATGGATGACCGTGCCCAGCTGGAGAGCATCGTCGAGGAGGCGCGCGCGGCGGCCTGGGCCGACGTGCGGCACAACCTCGACCGTCGACTGCGCGTCGAGGGCATGCGACCCGATCAGGATCCCGACTACGCACGTATGCGTGAGGCGCGGATGCAGGCACTGCGGCTCGTCGACCTGCAGGCGCTCTCCTCGCAGCAGCGGGCCAGGGAGAAGCGGCGGAAGAAGCAGGAGAAGGTGGCCGCGAAGGGGGAGTGAGCCCTCGTTTCGCTTTCCGGTCTCGTCTGTTGTAGGCTGGTCGTCGGCCCGCTGAGCGGTAAAGCACCGCGGGTCCTGCGCCTCTAGCTCAATGGATAGAGCATCTGACTACGGATCAGAAGGTTGGGGGTTCGAGTCCCTCGAGGCGCACACTGTGTTGAGACAGTACGGAAACCCCCGTCGCGGAAGCGGCGGGGGTTTTCGCTGTCCGGGGGCAGGTGCCGCGGTCAGAGCAGGCTGGTGATAGCGGGATCGCGTTCCGCGAGGTCGGCCGCCGTCGCCATGATCGCCGACCGCATCGCGGCGACCGCGACGGCGGGCGTCACGTCGGAGCGGTGGGCGAGGCTGATCGTCCGGGACATCGCGGGGTGGGCGAGACGCGCGGATCGCAGTGCGGGGCGTTCGTACAGCACCATCGCCGGGACCACCGCGACGCCGACGCCGCGCTCGACGAAGCGCAGCACCGCATCCATCTCCGCGCCCTCCAGCGCGAGGGTCGGGGTGAGATCGGCGGCCCGGAAGACGGCGTCCATCGCGGCGCGCAGTTCGTAGCTCTCGTCGAACTGGATGAGCGGGAGCGTGGCGAGGTGCGCCAGGCTCACGGACGAGCCGTGGGTCACCGGAGGGGCCGCCGCCGACGAGATCACCACGAGCTCCTCGGCGAGCAGCGGGACGTGCGTGAGGCTGACCCCTGCCGGCACCGGACCCTCGGACTGGGTCACGAGGGCGATGTCGACCGCGCCGACCGCGAGCTGCTCGACGAGCAGGCGAGAGCCGCCCTCCGTGAGGTGCAGATCGATGCCGGGGTGGGTGGCATGGAACGAGCTGAGAGCTTCCGCCACGAGGCTGATGCACAGGGTGGGCGGGGCGCCGAGTCGCACCCGTCCACGGCGGAGCCCGGCGAGCTCGGCCACCTCGTCGCGGATGGCGTCGGCTTCGGCGAGCATGCGCTGCGCGCGAGGGAGGACCGTCTCCCCGGCCGCCGTCAGGGCGATGTGGCCGCGCGCGCGATGGAACAGCTCGGCGCCGAGCTCGCGTTCGAGGGTCGAGATCTGACGGCTCAGCGACGGCTGGGCGAGGTGGAGGTGCTCGGAGGCGCGGGTGAAGTGGCCGAGGCGGGCGACTTCGACGAACCCGCGGAGCTGCTCGAGGTTCATATCCATAGCGTACCCGCATGGTTTCCAGACAAACTATGCATTGGAGTTATTAGGATCGCCTAACTAGCGTCGAGAGCATGAATGCACCCGAACGTCAGATCTCCACCACGGTCCTCGTGATCGGCACCGGAGGCTCCGGGCTCCGCGCCGCGATCGAGGTCGCCGAGCACGGCGTCGACGTGCTCGCCGTCGGCAAACGCCCGCGGCAGGACGCCCACACGTCGCTCGCGGCCGGCGGCATCAACGCCGCTCTCGGCACGATGGACGCCGAAGACAGCTGGCAGCAGCACGCGGCGGACACGATCAAGGAAAGCTACCTCCTCGCCAACCCCCATACCGTCCAGATCGTCACCCAGGGCGCCGAGCGCGGCATCCGCGACCTCGAGCGCTGGGGCATGGACTTCGCCCGCGAGGGCGACGGCCGCATCTCGCAGCGCTTCTTCGGTGCGCACACCTACCGCCGCACCGCCTTCGCCGGCGATTACACCGGCCTCGAGATCCAGCGGACGCTGGTCGCCCGCGCCGAGCAGCTCGACGTCCCCATCCTCGACAACGTCTACATCACCCGTCTGCTCGTGCGCGACAACGTCATCTTCGGCGCGTACGGCTTCGATCAGGCGGACGGCACGCGCTACCTCATCCATGCGGACGCGGTGATCCTCGCCGCGGGCGGGCACAACCGCATCTGGCGCCGGACGTCGTCGAGGCGTGACGAGAACACCGGAGACTCCTTCCGGCTCGCGGTCGAGGCGGGGGCGCGACTCCGCGACCCCGAGCTGGTGCAGTTCCATCCGTCCGGCATCATCGAGCCCGAGAACGCCGCCGGCACCCTCATCTCCGAGGCCGCGCGCGGGGAGGGCGGCATCCTCCGCAATGCCCGGGGCGAGCGGTTCATGGAGAAGTACGACCCCGAGCGGATGGAGCTGTCGACGCGCGACCGTGTCGCGCTCGCCGCCTACACGGAGATCCAGGAGGGCCGCGGTACGGAGAACGGCGGCGTCTGGCTCGACGTGTCGCACCTGCCCCGCGAGACCATCATGACCCGGCTTCCGCGCGTCTATCAGACGATGATGGAGCTGCAGATGCTCGACATCACCGCGGACCCGATCGAGATCGCGCCGACCGCGCACTACTCGATGGGCGGCGTGTGGGTGCGGCCGGACGACCACCAGACCGACGTCGACGGGCTGTACGCGATCGGGGAGGCGTCGAGCGGACTCCACGGCGCGAACCGTCTCGGTGGGAACTCGCTCATCGAGTTGCTCGTCTACGGCCGGATCGTCGGTCAGGCCGCCATGGCCCACGCCGCGGGGCTCGACGCCCAGCGCCGGTCGGCCGATGCGGTCGCCGCCGCTCGTGCCGAGATCGACGACCTCCTCGCCGCGGAGGGGCGCGAGAACGTGCGGGCTCTGCAGCGCGCGATCCGCAACCTCATGACTGAGTACGCCGGCGTGGTGCGGTCGGAGGACGGGCTGAAGGCGGGCCTCGCCGACCTCGACATGATCGAGGGGCGCATGGAGGACATCGGCATCCACCCGGACATCGCCGGATTCCAGGACCTCGCGCACGCGTTCGACCTCAAGGCCTCCGCGCTCGCCGCCCGGGCCACGCTGGAGGCGGCGCGGGAGCGTCGGGAGACTCGCGGATGCCACAACCGCAGCGACTTCCCGGACACCGATCCCACGCTGCAGGTGAACCTCGTGTGGTCCCCGTCCGCCGGCGTGACCCGCGAGGAGATCCCCGCGATCCCCGAGGAGATCGCCGAGCTCATGCGCGACGTCGATACGACCGGCAAGCTCGTCGAGTAGACCCCCGAGACCCCGCTCTCGCGTCGAGACCCCGCCCTGCAGACGTCTGCAGGGCGGGGTCTCGGCGGTAGTCCGGGGTTTCGGGCCGGGTCAGTCGACGCCGAGGCCGACGGCCTCGTGATCCGGTTCCGGGTCGTCGCGCTTCGGGGCCTTCGGCTCCTCGCCGGGGGACTTCTCGGTGCTGGGCTCCTCCAGCTCCTCGGTGCTCGGGACCTCGGCCGGGTCCGCGTCCTCCGGGGAGTCCGCCTGCTCCGGCGTCGTCGCCTCGCCCTCCGAGGTGTCGGACGCGGGGGTCGGCGTGGGGGTCTGCGCCTCGGGCGAGAGCTCGTCGTTCGCGGTCGGTTCGGGAGTGTTGTCGGTCATGATCGTCCCTTTCTGCGATGTCGTGCTCTCAGCCTGCCTCCGCCTCGACGCGAGATGAAGGGCCTTGACGCGGACCCGTCGGCGACGCGGTTAATCGCGGTGAACCGGATCCGCGAAGTCGGCGTAGCCTGGAGGGGTGACTGCGTACGTCTCGGCCTTCGACCTCTTCTCCATCGGCGTCGGCCCGTCCAGCTCGCACACCGTCGGACCGATGCGGGCGGCACTCGACTTCGCGCGCCGGCTCTCCGGCTCCGGCGAGCTCGACCGCATCGCCCGGGTCGAATGCACGCTGTACGGCTCGCTCGGCGCCACCGGCATCGGCCATGGCACCCCGGACGCGGTGGTCGCGGGGCTGCGCGGTCTCGCACCCGAGACCTGTGACCCGGCGGCGGTGCGCGCGGCCTGGTCCGCCTACCCCGAGGGGGAGCCGCTGCGGATCGACGGCGCCCACGCGGTGCCGTTCCGGAAAGACGACATCGTGTTCGCGCCGCGGACCCGCCTCCCCGGTCATCCGAACGCCATGACGCTCATCGCCCGTGACCGGGACGGAACCATCCTGTTCGAGCAGACGTACTACTCGATCGGCGGCGGGTTCATCCGGCGCGAGGGGGAGGAAGCGCAGCTCTCCACCGGCGCCTTCCCGCAGCCGTATGCCGATGCCGCCTCGCTGCTCGCCCTGTGCGACGAGCTCGGACTGTCCATCGCGGAGGTCGCCCGCCGCAACGAGACGGCGCTGCGGAGCGAGGAGGAGGTCGCCGCCGGCCTCGACGCGATCTGGGATGCGATGTCGGGCTGCGTGGACGCGGGGCTCCACGCCGACGGGGTGCTTCCGGGCATGCTGCAGGTGAAGCGCCGCGCCGGCACGATCCGCGCACAGCTCGAGGCGGTCGAAGCCGAGGGGCACCGAGAGCTGCCCGGCGAGTGGCTCGGCGCGTTCGCGCTGGCCGTGAACGAGGAGAACGCGGCGGGTGGGCGCGTCGTGACCGCTCCGACCAACGGCGCGGCGGGCATTCTCCCCGCGGTGGCGATGTACTGGTGGCGCTTCCTCGCCGACTCGGGGCTCGGCGCCGGGAACGCGGTGACGCCGTACGGGGAGCTCGTCGGCAGCGCGCTGCTCGGGTTCGACGGGGCCCCGCCGCCCGCTCCCGCACTCGACGGGGAGGACGCGGAGATCGCGGAGGCCAATCGCCGCCGGGGCATCCGCCGGTTCCTGCTGACGGCTACCGCCCTCGGGTCGCTGTTCAAGGCCAACGCCTCGATCTCCGGCGCCGAAGGCGGGTGTCAGGCCGAGGTCGGCTCCGCGTGCGCGATGGCCGCGGGTGGGCTCACCGCGGTGATGGGCGGCACGAACCGGCAGATCGAGAACGCCGCGGAGATCGCGATGGAGCATCACCTCGGCCTCACATGCGACCCGATCGGCGGACTCGTGCAGATCCCGTGCATCGAGCGCAACGCGATCGCCGCCTCCACCGCGGTCACCGCCGCACGTCTCGCGCTCCGCGGCGACGGGAGCCACTATGTCTCGCTGGATGCCGTCGTCGAGACGATGCGCCAGACCGGTCTCGACATGTCGACCAAGTACAAGGAGACCAGCGAGGGCGGTCTGGCGGTGAACGTCATCGAGTGCTGACCTCGCCGACCCACCCCCTCTCGTGCGTTCCGGCCCGTTGCGTGCGCATGAAGAGGGGTGGCAGGCACACAGAGGGGTGGGTCGACGGAGGAGGGAAGGGAGAGGCATATGCGGCAGCAGCCGGTCGTCGCGGTGCGGGCGAACGACGAGGCGCCGACCCCGGACGGGACGTGGCCGACGAACATCCCCGCGGTGGCGCAGGTGCTGCGCGAGGGACTGGATCTGGGACCGGGAGTGACCTTCCTCGTCGGCGAGAACGGCAGCGGGAAGTCCACCCTCGTCGAGGGCATCGCGATCGCGTACGGTCTTTCCCCGGAAGGCGGATCCCGGCAGGCGCAGCACCGGACGCGTCCGACCGAGTCGCCGCTGTCGGACTGGCTGCGCCTCCAACGGGGCGTCGGCGCGCACCGCTGGGGATTCTTCCTGC
This genomic stretch from Microbacterium sp. Nx66 harbors:
- a CDS encoding AraC family transcriptional regulator; translated protein: MIGTLNALVDLVDADSGQEIDVAAFARAHGTTEYHLRRMFSALAGVPLTEYVRRRRMTLAGAELAAGAPSLLDVAVRHGYGSTEAFARAFRAVHGIGPADARRHGGPLRTQATLRFRLSVEGSTPMDVTITHRPAFALVGHAAEVPLIHVGVNPHIQAHIAAIPPEEHARLKALGNEEPAGILAVTADIDPDAPEGTPLTYLHGVAVRDDTAVPDELDTLRVAEGTWVVFGASGPFPETLQNLWAATATEWFPSNPWRLRPGPSIVRYREFTGDTASCELWLPVEQS
- a CDS encoding GyrI-like domain-containing protein — encoded protein: MTATDPKKTLDAYQAKRGTFRILEVPPLTYLMVDGAGDPNTAPAFFDAVAALYPLAYTLKFASRAELGVDQVVMPLEGLWHAPDMASFTTRRDKSTWLWTLMIMVGDHVTPVLFDRAVETVAAKSAKKGEELPALAAVRRGVLAEGLCVQTLHVGPFDDEGPVLEELHERFVPENGLRMRGRHHEIYLSDRRRTAPEKLRTILRQPVERIT
- a CDS encoding DUF1206 domain-containing protein codes for the protein MSTVKHAARVAKDSTAFRRTARAGFVVLGVIHIIIGAIAITIAAGGSGDADQDGAMEQVRNNPVGGLLLLAIAVGLLALAVWQVASGFLAADPAETKKWGKRLKLFGISGTYLVIAGLALIYAVGGRAESSDASKTLSQVVLSAPGGVALLVVIGLSVIGVGIGFIVGGVMRSFRKLIDVPTGAARAGVMALGIVGYVGKGIAVGVTGVLFVVAAVTQDPERAAGLDAALHSLLTLPFGRLILGAVGVGFALYGAFCIVRARLARMS
- a CDS encoding aminotransferase class V-fold PLP-dependent enzyme, whose amino-acid sequence is MSASPGVDVITPLTETEVQRIREDFPILHTRVHGHPLAYLDSGATSQRPESVLDAERRFATTMNAAVHRGAHTLAAEATELFEDARSTLARFVGADDDDEIVWTSNATEAVNLVAYSLSNASLGRGGAAAAGLRLREGDEIVTTEMEHHANLIPWQELAARTGATLRVIPLDDDGALRLDAAAELISERTKLVAFTHVSNVLGVINPVETLVALAREVGALTLLDACQSAPHLPLDLHALGVDLAVLSGHKMLGPTGIGALYGRREVLTAMPPFLTGGSMITTVTTTEAEYLPPPQRFEAGTQRVSQAIALAAAVDYLSAVGMDRIAAHEAAFGQRLVDGLGAIDGVRVLGAGIELPRVGLASFDVAGIHSHDVGQFLDDQGIAVRVGHHCAQPLHRRLGVTSSTRASTYLYTTASEVDAVIEAVAGAIAFFGRGA
- the sufU gene encoding Fe-S cluster assembly sulfur transfer protein SufU, coding for MSDLQSLYQELILDHSRTPHGFGLREEIAAQSHQLNPTCGDEITLQVHRGADGDVEAIAWEGHGCAISQASASLLAELAEGLTVDELEVRIAAFREAMRSRGTIEPDEELLGDAAALGGVSRYVARVKCAMLAWVAAEDALTRL
- a CDS encoding NADPH-dependent F420 reductase, with amino-acid sequence MTTLGIIGAGNIGSQVARVAVANGYDVVIANSRGPETLADLVAELGPHAKAATAEEAAAAADAAVVTVPLHAIDQLPAAQLAGKIVLDTNNYYFERDGHIEALDKGETTTSELVQAQLPESRIAKAFNHIYAADITTDGTPAGTPNRRALATAGDDAEAVAFVTRFYDEAGFDTVNVGPLSESWRVERDRPAYVVRQNAEELTANVARANRLP
- a CDS encoding GntR family transcriptional regulator is translated as MAGAVGVGGELESVRVTRILRDDIVLGRRPPGSRLVERDIAAELQVSRLPVREAIRTLVAEGVVVARPRTWAVVREFTHDDIRNFAEVREAIETLIFVFAAERHDAAGLARLRDAYEREAAAARAGDAETARTAAAEFHEIAVDLAGNEMLGELIAVFLTRLRWLFGQHDDLAAMADEHRVILEAVAARDVEAVRRMVPAHLASGHSAAERRLAQTVTG
- a CDS encoding asparagine synthase; this encodes MGRTADAIAEGVAIATAAARLAVKNHILIGTIAEDGVFDLDKYVEDARAALGAMAEESEEAAATVTALRKRARGRHSDPVGTHDYRDRDVRNLRRRAKQSLGVAQRLREMMDDRAQLESIVEEARAAAWADVRHNLDRRLRVEGMRPDQDPDYARMREARMQALRLVDLQALSSQQRAREKRRKKQEKVAAKGE
- a CDS encoding LysR family transcriptional regulator, encoding MDMNLEQLRGFVEVARLGHFTRASEHLHLAQPSLSRQISTLERELGAELFHRARGHIALTAAGETVLPRAQRMLAEADAIRDEVAELAGLRRGRVRLGAPPTLCISLVAEALSSFHATHPGIDLHLTEGGSRLLVEQLAVGAVDIALVTQSEGPVPAGVSLTHVPLLAEELVVISSAAAPPVTHGSSVSLAHLATLPLIQFDESYELRAAMDAVFRAADLTPTLALEGAEMDAVLRFVERGVGVAVVPAMVLYERPALRSARLAHPAMSRTISLAHRSDVTPAVAVAAMRSAIMATAADLAERDPAITSLL